The genomic interval CTAGGGGCCCAGGCCCTGGGACTATGTTGAATATCCCTGAAGCCAAAAGGCCAAAGGCTGACAAGATAGTTGGCTCTAAGTGACCAGTCTCAAGCCAGCTTTTAAAGGGTGGGAAGAGAAGACTTGactatttcttattcatttccCTTTAGAGGTGTGAATGACAAAGACCTCGCTCTTCTAATTCCTTCTGAGAATAGAAAGGGGTATGCAGGAGGGGAAGGGTTAGGAGTCCTGTGGTCTCTCATATGCCTTTACATCCCACAGGCAAGGACTAAGAATGAGGACTATATAAATGCATAAGTGGAAGAACTCTAAGCCAGTATTAATAAGCATAGCTGGGGCAAGATTGCCTGGAATCTGACTGGGACCCTGGCAGTGAAAGCTGGGATTGCTGGAAACCCAATTTAAATGTTTGGGACTCAAGTTGAGGATGCAGGGGCTAAGACAACTGAATCCCAGGATAGGCAGTTTGGCAGTGAGAACAAAGGGAACAGACTGGGACCAAGATGCCTAGATCCTTGCAAAAGTGGGAActaggggtgggggtgtggggagaAACGAGGGCTGGGAGAACCCCAAAGCCTGGGTTCTGGAATAGCAGCAAGTCAGAATTCAGGATCTTGGTCCAcctacctcttcctcttctccctaacaggcaggagagagggaaggaggtggcTGGAGAAGGGATCAAACCATGGGTTTAGTCCCCAGGTAGCCACATGGATACATTCAGGGCCAGACAGACACAGGAATGGTGGAGGAGAGGAATTTAGTGCTGCATTGGCCCTGGAGGTGGCTGGGAGGGGTCAGGAGGCTGGGGAGGAGTTGTGGGGATCGGTCCTGGAGTTGTAGGACGCCGTCCTTTACGGTGGCCCCGTACACAGTGTGTATGACCAcagccttcctcttcctcttcactcTCAGTGGAGCTCTCGCCAAAGGCCCGAGGTTTCTCATAAATACAGCAGCCTGGATTTAGAGGGAGGATCCCagttaaaaagaggaagaataagaTGTTCagtcagagctgggcatggtggtgcacagctgtaaccCTAGCAGTCAGGATCCTGAGGTAGGAGAATCGAGAGTTCAAGGattgggctacagagtgagttctaagccagcctgggctatatacagcaagaccctgactcacaAAAAAGATGTTCAGTCAGTTTCGTTCCCACTGGATCTCTGGAAAttgtctcctcctcccttctaACATCTCCATCCCCCAGGGACTCAGGCACTCACCCACTTGTTCCTTTACAGAGCCAAGAAACTGAAGCCCTACTTCTCTAACCTCAGATACCTCTTGCTGTCAGCCCTTGGTACCTCACAGTTCTAATCCCACCCTACCTGTTTCCCTCTAACTTTAGCCTCTTTTCCCTAGAACTGCCAAGAGAACCACCAAGAAAGTGACATAATAGTAAGCATCTGGGGGCTTGTAGGAGACCAGTGAACATGAAAAGGTAGACAATATGCAGAAGGGAGGTCCAGGGCTACTGTGGGCCCACAATTACTTACATTTTGATGAGCGGCGTCCCATGTGTTCATTATCCACAGTGTCACTTGTCCATTCCACCTTTTTCTCTGGCTTCCGTTTCCGAAGTTTGATGGTTAGGCTCCGGTTCTCCTAGAAGGTTAAGAGTTATGGGCATATCTCTCTAGTCTTCTACTGACCTTTTCCATTCCTTCCCAGGGgacctcctctccccttccccagctCAATTAGTACCACACACATAGCACCAGAGGAGCCAAGTACTGGGAGAAGATAAAATAGAACCAGTCTTTAACCTCAGGGAGTCCTTGAGAGTATTATTTCCTGCTCTTGATAACCACTAGTATCCAGAGAAGACACAATTCCTAACCTAGGGAAGGTCTCAGCAAATcttcaaaggaaaatataatcCTCCATGTTTGTCTTCCTCCCCACATCATCCTTGGTGGTATtaacaataaatgaaaattacttcCTCAGTCCCCAGTGACTAATCTTTGATCTCTCTTACTTTTTCCAGACCCCTAGCACTCCTTTTcccattcaaaaaacaaaaaaaaaacttggtcatagtgacacaccctgtaatctcagcacctgggaggctgaggcaggaggattgtagatTCCACGTCAGCCTGAACAATTTAGCAAGaccatttccaaaacaaaaagccaacaccccaccccccaaaaaaccaaaacaacacaaaaagacCTTTATTCTTACCTCTCTCATCTTCGAGCCCT from Castor canadensis chromosome 8, mCasCan1.hap1v2, whole genome shotgun sequence carries:
- the Ppp1r11 gene encoding E3 ubiquitin-protein ligase PPP1R11; the protein is MRHTRKWEAGSGVGQVIPSGEAEALEEGEKKQAEDLGYYSESDTDSPRTQRHGKREGRLIPPFLPASFFPALAMAEAGAGLSETVTETTVTVTTEPENRSLTIKLRKRKPEKKVEWTSDTVDNEHMGRRSSKCCCIYEKPRAFGESSTESEEEEEGCGHTHCVRGHRKGRRPTTPGPIPTTPPQPPDPSQPPPGPMQH